GAAATGTTTATAATAaattgtaattaggaaatagttaATTTCCGATGGTGAtggtgtgaattataacatctgtattgtctcacccttcacatgagactgaaaatggactAAAAGCTgttaaaacacctctcagtaCCCCATCTCTGGATCAGAAAAGGTTTAATCTGACAGACTGTCCCTAACATCACCTTTTCTTCCAGCAGCCCTTcacctcagaggcagcagaagctGAGAGCCCAGGTGAAGGCTGAACTTCTGAGCATCCTCATGGACACAGCAGATCTCTGCAATGCCATCCACTGGCTGCCTCCAGGGTTCCTCTGGGCAGGAAGGTTCCCCCCATGGCTGGTTGGACTCCTGGGCACCATCTCCTCCCTGATTGGAATCTACCAGGCATCAAGAGGAGCAAATTCTGAAGCTGCTTAAGCCAGAACCGAGCTTCACAAGCTCAGTTCTCACATGGTAAAAGTGCCTTTGGTGAAGCAGGGTGTAGTTTAACTTTCCTGGGCTGATGATTGTCCTTCCAGATATCCCATAATTGGGATGGAATCCAGATGCCTGTTGCAGAGGGGATTGTTTGCAGCTGATAATTTTTATCATTCTtcatcagaaaaataattcaggtgAATCCTCTGGCAATCAACAATGGGTAAAACTGAGGGGGAAAGTTGCTTCCATGTGTCCCAAAAGATAAATGCAACCTGCCAGTGTTGTTTGCCACTTAAAGGAGCACAGTGGCCACGGTTCTGTCACAGAGAACTGGTAAGGGATGGATGCTGAGAGCTCCCACTCTGGGCTTGGGGCTGCACCTGAGCCAGGATGGGacccctgtgctgggaattCTCCAGGTATTGGGCTTAGGGCTCAGACAGGAGCAAGCAGAGGTGCTGTTTGTGTTTCCTCAGAGGTGAGGGGGACAGGAATTGCTGCTGGAGGCAGCGAGGACCTTCCTAACCTGCCCTGCCCGTTTAAGGAGAAATGTTGGGAGTGGCaattccccaattcccattCCAGCTGTGCCTTTGTGCGATGCCACCGGGTGGAGCTCTTCAccaggctccagcagcctccAACAGACCTGTTTTCAtaaatttcctgctttttttttttttctttttaataaatcacCTTTCAAAGGAGCAATCAAACCAGCGCCAAGCTGGGGTTTGCAGTTCCAATTCTGGGCGTTGCCAATAATAAACGACACAAATGCTTCAAAGGTGGCCCTGAGTGATCATTCCTCCTGATAACAGGGAGAGAAGTTCTTTATCTTTGCTTCTGGAAAGCTCCAGAGCATTAGTGCAgtgtgagctgcagctgcacatgTGCCACCAGCCTTCCTCcttgtgaaaaacgccaatcagttgttttttaaaattttaaaagtttaatagtcgtaaaatggttataaaaatagtaatacaattagagtaataataatttagacagtttggattaggacaatatgagacaatagagacaaagagttacagacagtccaggtacctttttctggacagcacgagcctgaaaaaggacacagttaacaaaggattaacccttaaaaacaacagcctgttgcatattcatacacctcatacatgatgcataaattccattcaaacacaggattctgtctggtcagtgtcagcttcttccttctAACAGCACctttgaggcaggaagaagttaatttctcttgataatggggcaataaattctctttctctgaaaaattcaggtgtcctgtggctgctatcttgctgcaaatcctttctttaaaaaagtatcctacatagcatcctttctattttagcattttgttataacctaaaactacatttaccacactacttaagagaattaatacagcatcactttctaacacaacacacataatattcatttgaatatttgccaaaagccaatcataaaacaCGCATTTTTCACACTCCTGCTGCAGTAATTCccagtccctgcctgcctgccatGGAAATGCATCCTTTGAAAAGAGCTGTGCTTACTCtggtgtcccagcacagcacatgctgcacttccaggagctgtgaccttgctgtgtggggctgctttTGGCTGGGCACGGggagctgtgtcctgcctgTGTTCAAAGAGCACAGGGAGCCCTGCAAACTCTTTATCCTTTGCCCTTGGTGTTTATCTGGACCTTcaccctgcagtgtccctgaggatgtggctgtgctgggcattTGCTGCCACACTGGCAGGATTTGGTGCAGCTCAGGGCTTACCTGCAGTTTGTTTATTCTTGTTTATTCTCTCCTTTTCTCAGTCCTGTGTCTGAACAGGGGGATCCCTCCTGGTCCTGTCACCCATTGTcatggctcctgctgcagtttAGTGGtttttaataataaatcagATTTCTTTGGTGTTCTTAACCCCATTGATCATTCCTCCAGGACTCACTGGACTGCTCAACACAGGACAATACTATTAAGTATTCATATACTATTAATACTAATGCTATATACAGGGTAATTGTAGCTctgccaattaaaaaaaaaaaaaaaaaaacaaaacaaaccaagaaatcCTGCATAACCTCTGATGCCAAATTAATAAACATCTTAACCGTGCATTAATTTTAATGTAGAGAAAGGAAACTGTAAACTGCTCTAAGTGCAGTCTACAGTGCATTTCCAGTGCATTTGCTTCATCCATTCCTCAACAAATGACCTTAATTTACAGCTGGAACATGCAGAGATAAATCAAAATTGGATGATTCAGAATTTCtgggatttgtatttttttcttgaggtgGTTTTGATCCCTGCTGACACACAGGGTTTAAACACCTGTggtggctgctgcttctccagggCAGCACTCACTCATTTTTAGCACAAGGACTTGTGCAGGCAGACCCGATCCTCCCAAAACTTGgtgattttcttctcttttccaatgtggcctgtgaaaaatgcatgcattttatgattggctttttgtaaacattaaaatgaatattatatgtgttgtgttagaaagtaatgctgtattaattctcttaagtagtgtggtaaatatagttataggttataacaaaatgttaaaatagaaacgatgctctgtaggatactttttttaaagagaggacTTCCAGCGAGGTAGCAggcacaggacacctgaatctttcagaggaagagaatttattgctctcttatcagaagaaattaacttcttcctgcctcgaaGGCGCTGTTGGGATTCAGAGGAAGTAGCtgatgatgaccagacagaatcctgtatttgaatgggATTTATGtatcatgtatgaggtgtatgaatatgcaacaggttattgttttttagggttaatcctttgttaactgtgtcctttttcgggcttatgctgcccagaaaaaggtacccggactgtctgtaactctttgtctctattgtctcatgttgtcctaattcaaattgtccaaattgttattactctaattgtattactatttttataacttttaaaaatttagaaaCAACTGTTTGGCGTTTTCCACATGCTCCACGCAGGAGCACATTTGCTGAGCAGGCCTGGCTGCTCCGGCCGGGATCTGCCTTTGTCAGCAGCCGGGATCCAAAGGGCGCTGCCGGTCCCGGCGCCGCTGCCCCGTTTATGGCCCTTTATGGCGGGGGTGGCTCCGTCCGCAAAGCCCGGGAGGCTCAGAtccgccggcccggcccccgtGCTGCGATGTCCGGGCCGTGCTGCGATGCTGGGaccgggggacaccgggggacaccgggggacacCGGCGCACGTGGGGAGGGGACCCGGTCACGCCGCCCGCGGGCAGGGCGGGGCGCAGCGCGCTGCGCATGCGCACGGCTGGCCCCGCCTCCCATTCACAAAGAGAGAGTGCCGCGCGCCGCGGGCGCCGATTGGCTGCGAGGCGGGAGGGGGCGGGACCGGAGCGGGGCGGCcacgcggcggcggcggaggggcGGCGGCAGAGCCGGagcggagcgggagcgggagcgggcgGGACCGGGCACCGAACCGGGTACGGGACACCGAGTGCGGAACCGGGTATGAGATACCGCGTACGGGACAGCGGGGACCGGGTACGGAACCGGGTACAGAACCGGGTACGGGATAGCGGGTACGGGATAACGGGGACCGGGCGGGACCGGGTACAGAACTGGGTACGAGATACTGGGTGCAGGATAGTGGAGACCGGGTACGGAACCGGGTGCGGGATAGCGGGGACCGGGTACGGGATAGCAAGGACAGTGAGAAACCGGGTACGGCATCGGGTATGGGACAGCGAGGACTGTACGGGAACGGGTAGGGAACCGGGTACGGGATAGCAGGGATCGTGTAGGGCCGAATACGGAACCATGTGCGGGACCGGGTGCGGGGTAACGGGGACCGCGCGGAACCGGGTACGGCATAGGGGGggccctgagggacacctggaCCAAGTGTGCGACCGCGGGGGCAGGTGCGGGACCAGGTGAGAACCGCGGGGCCGGGTGCAGAATAACTGAGTCAGGCGCGGGACAGCGGGTCCGGATGCGGGCCAGAGGAGCCAGGTGCGGGACCGCGGGGCGGGCTGGGCACGGGCATCACCGGAGGTGCACATCGCCCCCTCCCCGGTACTACCTGAGGCCCGGCGGAGTTCTGCGCTGCACGGTTCGGGATCTCCCCGTACCCCGTTTCGGTCGGTGCTCCGCAGGTGACCGGCGCTCCCGGTGCCCCGTTCCGGGACGGCCCCACCGCGCTCCCGTTACCGGCCGGTACCGCGCTCCTCCCGGCCGCGCCGTGCCGGGCCCGTGGCCGCGCTGCCCGTGCTGACTCGCCGCTTTTGCCCcgcagagcagcctcagcacaaTGTCCGTCAGCAGCCACGAGAACCGGAAATCCCGCTCGAGCTCGGGCTCCATGAACATCCACCTTTTCCACAAACCGGGCCACGCCGACAGCCTCCTCACCCAGCTGAACCTGCTCCGCCAGCAGAACCTCTTCACCGACGTGGTGCTGCGGGCAGGGAACCAGAGCTTCCCGTGCCACCGCGCCGTCCTGGCCGCCTGCAGCCGCTACTTCAACGCCATGTTCAGCGGGGGCCTGAAGGAGAGCAGGGATGCCGAGGTCAACTTCCACGACTCGCTCCACCCcgaggtgctggagctgctgctggactaCGCTTACTCAGCCCGGGTGCTGATCAACGAGGAGAACGCCGAGTCCCTGCTGGAGGCCGGGGACATGCTGCAGTTCCAGGATATCCGGGATGCTTCTGCTGACTTTCTGGAGAAGAATCTCTACCCTGGGAACTGCCTGaacatgctgctgctgtccgATGCCCACTGCTGCGAGcggctgctggagctgtcctGGAGGATGGCCTTGGCCAACTTCACCTCGCTCTGCAAGACTGAGGATTTCCTCCGGCTGCCCAAAGAcaagctgctggagctggtgaagAGCGAGGAGCTGGAGGTGGAGGACGAGACTCTGGTCTACGAAGCCGTTATAGGCTGGATCCGCTACGATTTGCCCCGGCGCCACGAAGTTCTGCCCGAGCTGCTGCGCTCCGTGcgcctggccctgctgcctgaGTCCTACCTGAGGAAGCAGGTGGCCTGCGAGAAGCTGGTGATCAGCCACAAGCTGGGGGAGGAGATCGTGGCCGACGCCGTGCGCTGCAAAATGAAGATCCTGCAGAACGACGGGCTGGTGACGGGCTGCTGCGCCCGGCCCCGCAAGGtcagccaggccctgctgctgctcggCGGCCAGACCTTCATGTGCGACAAGATTTACATGCTGGACCATAAAAGCAGCGAGATCATCCCTCGTGCCGACATCCCCAGCCCCCGCAAGGAGTGCAGCGCCTGCGCCATCGGCTGCAAGGTTTACGTCACCGGCGGCAAGGGCTCCGAGAACGGCGCTTCCAAGGACGTCTGGGTCTACGACACCCTCCACGacgagtgggccaaagctgCTCCCATGCTGGTGGCGCGGTTTGGCCACGGTTCCGCCGAGCTGGACCACTGCCTGTACGTGGTGGGGGGACACACGGCCGTGAACGGGGCCTTCCCGGCCTCGCCCTCCGTGTCCCTCAAGCAGGTGGAGCACTACGACCCTCAGCTGGACAAGTGGTCGCTGGTGGCTCCTCTCCGGGAGGGCGTCAGCAACGCCGCCGTGGTGGGAGCCAAGATGAAGCTGTTTGTTTTCGGGGGCACCAGCGCCAACCAGAACAAGCTGCCCAAGGTGCAGTGCTTCGACCCGTGCCAGAACCGCTGGACGGTGCCcgccagctgcccccagccctggcgcTACACGGCCGCCGCCGTGGTGGGCAGCCACGTCATCGTCATCGGCGGCGACACCGAGTTCTCGGCCAGCTCCGCTTACCGCTTCCACAGCGACACCTTCCAGTGGTCCAAGTTTGGGGACGTCACCGCCAAGTGCATCAGCTGCCGCGCTGTCACCTCGGGGAACAGGCTCTACGTGGTGGGCGGCTACTGCGGGGCGCAGCGCTGCAAAACCCTGGACTGCTACGACCCCTCGTCCGACACGTGGAGCAGCGTCACCACCGTGCCCTACTCGCTCATCCCCACCGCCTTCGTCAGCACCTGGAAGTACCTGTCAGCCTGAGACCTGCAAGGTAAATAGCTGTGGGTCAAGAGCTCCTCTGTGTCAGGTTAAAATTTGAGGGGCAGGTGCACGTGGTCATGGATTGGAGTTGTCCTAAAGAAGAGCCTTGTGTGAGTATCAGCTCCTAAACTTCCAGGCTGGTAGTGTGGGATCTAAAAGCTCTGCAGGAGATGGTGGGATCTGAAAGCCCTGTAGGAGCTGGAGGGATCTCAAAGCCCTGCAGGAAATGGGATCTGAAAGCCCTGCAGGAGATGGTGGGACCTAAAGCCCTGCAGGAGATGGTGGGATCTGTAATCCCTGCAGGAGATTGGGGGATCTGTAATCCCTGCAGGAGATGGTGGGATCTAAAAGCCCTGCAGGAGATGGTGGGATCTAAAAGCCCTGCAGGAGATGGTGGGATCTAAAAGCCCTGCAGGAGATGGTAGGATCTAAAGCCCTGCAGGAGATGGTGGGGTCTGAAATCCCTGCAGGAGATTGGGGGATCTAAAAGCCCTGCAGGAGATGGTGGGATCTAAAAGCCCTGCAGGAGAGAGAACATCCCTCTAGGTGCTGGATCGCTGCAGCGAGAAGGATCAGTATAAATAACGAGACTCTCAACCTGGCATCTTGCCCCGTGCAGAGATTTTGGGGAATGCTGTGTGCAGGGATTGGGTGTCGTGGCTGGgtcaggaggctgcaggagctggtgtTTGTGCAGGCAGGctgtctgcaggagctgggacagaccCCGTGGTGCCACcggctccagctgctgcttttagcacagcctgctcctcctggtgCCACACTTAATCTGCCAGTGGCACCCAAATGTCTTGTGGGACGCCAGGGCTGTGAGCTGGTGCCAGAACAAGATTATAGCTGGGACTTAGTCCCAGAATGGTGGGTAATTGCATTTATAAGACAAGCCTTGTCTATGTATAAACACAGGGTTTCTCTGCTTCTAATTATTCCCTGGTGTCCCTTTCATGCCATTGCTTTCCTGCTACACAGAGATTGACTTTCAACATTTGCAACTGGAATTAAATCTTTCTAAGGGCTTTTGGCAGAAACTATGCCAGTGAATCACAGACCCTGCagggttttccttttctctttgcagGAGTCGTGCTgtctaaataaaattatttactgtaATAAAATACCCAGTGATACCTTTAGAAAATTCCTGGCTGTGGAGGGGAATCAGCAGGCATGGCTGGGATTTCTCTGGGATTTGAGGCCTGGGGAGAGGGATTGGGGTTGCTGTGCCCTGGTCTCAcaatgctctgctctgctctgcaccacaggTTTCTCACCTGATTTTGCCAAGTGTCTCCCTTGATGAGGACCCAGATGGAACACACGGGCAGCAGGAGCTTCTCCTCCCACCTGGCAGCTCTGTGAGCTGGGTGCCACCAGCAGGGCTCAAGGAAACTCAGTTCTGGCTTTGAATTGCTTCTGCAAGCCCTTGGTcaggccagggaggggacaggaccTCCTTGGGCTGGCAGCTTGTGCTGTCCCTTGAGACAGCAAAACGGTTTCCAAGTGTTCTCCTAACTCGTGTGATCTCAGAGCAGGAACCAGAGAGATTGTTTTGGTTTCAGTGGTGCTAGAAAGGAGAAAGGACactcctgagcagctgcaggactgCACTGCTGGCACTCACAGCACCCAAGCAGCGGCCTGGGATGTCAGAACACGTGACAGTACTTTGCCCAAGGGCTGATTCtgcacatttatttctttttatatggcagttttgtgtgtttattactcagcctggagctgcttcaATAAATCTGAATAAAATCCACGGTGTCCTTTGCCTGTTCTGTGTGCTTAAGGTGCAGTTTTCCCAGCCCACACTTGAGACCATATTTAGTAGAACAGTGAGGAGCATTCCCTGCTGCAGTGCAAATCAAGGGCTCAGATCTTCCTGTGCCTTTGTAACTTGGGACTGAGGAAAGCTCAGATCTCACACTGCCTTCTGGCTTTGAAGGAGACACAAATCTCTTTGAAACTTCAAAGATTAAGGTGTTCTCTGCCCTTTCCTGGTCACTGTGCACAGAGTGGGGTTTCCTCATTATCCAAAAGAATGGGAAAAGGTGCTGCCCCTtctgtgctccaggccctgctccaggtgaggcAGTGCCTGGGAAAGGAAAGCTCTGCCAAGGGGAGGAGGTGAGACAGGAACCAGCATGGTCAGAGGAAACAGGCACCAAAGGTACAACCAACTGTCTCACCACAGAAGCACGGTTTGGGTGTGATCCATTATTTCAGAATTAAATAAATCAATGTCACAACTCTTCCGAGCTGCTTGCACAGGCAAGagctggcaggaagggaaggaagggagctgccctgctgctgggggctggagcAGATGCATCAGCTTCATTTCCACCCCCTTTTCTGATTCTTTTGCCATTTTCAGCCCCCAGGCTGGGCCTTTTTTCATGCACCCTTGTTGTACCTCCTCTCATGGCTGGCTGAGCCCAACAGGAGCTGTCAGGCTGAAGGGAGAGgagcccacaggcagcagcagcagggacacacactCATTTTGATGAGAAAAGGCTGTTTAGATCATGGAATCCAAccatcagcagctcccagcctggctgtgccttgcAAGAGGGGAAAATCACAGCACAGGACTCTGCTGGGGCCAGCAGCTGTCTGGAATATCTCCAGCCCTGTTatccagccaggagctgcctcacCTTTGTtacacctccagctcctcctgaggactggacagagcaggaggagtGGATGTTTCATTCATGGCCctttgagcagcagcagctgttttgtttggtttatgcTGCCAAGCAATCAACGCTGGCTGCCCGCCGCATCCACCCCCTGCTcggggatggagcagcctccagcagcacagatccATCAGATCCGTCTGCTGGGCCTCACCTGAGCCAGGTAAGGGGGGGTCTCAGCTGGGGGAGAGTGAGAGTCTGTCAGAAAtatccctcatctgcctcacgattGTCATTGgggaccactgaagagaagccCCCCCCGTCTAGAATCTgtggctctgaaggagaaagtCACACACCAAAGGCCCTGAGAGCTCAGTGTTattgtttttgctgttgtttgctGCATGCTACACTGAGCCCAATGAGAAGAAGAAGGGGGCACCATGCCCTGTTTGCAAcaacagccttgggagctgtcccacctctcggcctggctggacttctcctgagtttcagagggtctcccacagaagaccctcacctgttttaAGACCACcatgacagacagactgagatggAAGGAGCctctccatcaaggactgagacatggaACCCCCATGTgaaaaggcccctctgctccttccaaggactgggactgaagcccccAGGCCGGGGCAGGGGtgtgggggaggcaagctgaccaaagcgagatgtttgcctgcaggttgTGACCGCTGGACCACAAATGgctctcatttactgctgaggACATGGACTACCTGTTTCATCTGTTCCCTATTGTATCTGTTTTCCCCCACCCTCTCACAATTTTCAACAGAATTAtcataataaaaacctctgagttagctagAGATTTTGAAATCTCCCCAACATAACAGGCAGATCCTCGgctggactggaccaaaggatTTCGTCTCTACATTTGGTAGCTATAtccccctttctctctcttttctctctctttctctatcttttttctctcccttaatccctctgtcacattttgctgtggtcattcaataaagctgcatttattttgattatcactgcaaactCCCTTGTACCATGTCGGTtctttgcaccctgagatcaatCCACAAACTATCATGAACCCCGTTTGTGAGGATGGATTGTGACAGGGAgggagccccagctctgctgctgctgttccctccTTTCAATCCAACCCCTGTCAGGGTAAAccagagctctgagcacacctgggctgggcagctccaACAAAGCCAGCCCGGGCTGCTCTGCTTGGGTTCATCCTCCCTTAGCTGGCAGAGAGCCCcgtcctgtccctcctgctcctcctcctgctggcaggaaccagctcccagctccaggagtgCCCTGGGGAAACCAGGAGCTTCACTGCTGCGTGCCTGAGCTGTCCCAGCAGACCTGTTCTCCCAGTTTGACATTTCCATGCTGGATCTGCTTCAGTGCCAGCGCCAGGAAGGTTCAggccagctgagctggaggTGAATTTGGTTTAGAGATGAATTTGGTTGCTGGGTAGAAATCCTCGTGAATTAATATAATTCATTTAGAATATCAGCATACCTCAAACCTAGACTTCTCCTAGCTCAGATCCCCCACTAACAGAATTCTCACTAATAGAATTCCCACAATATTCCCATTCAGACCTCCCCATTAATAGAATTCCCCCACTAATAGAATTCATCCCTCATTAACAGAATTCATTTAGAATATCAGCATATCTCAAACCTAGAGCTCTCCTAGCTCAGAGCATAGCTCAGATCCCCCACTAATAGAATCCCCACTAATAGAATTCCCCCACTAACAGAATTCATCCCCCATTAATAGAATTCATTTAGAATATCAGCATACCTAGACCTCTTCTAGCTCGGGTCACAGCTCAGATTCCCCACTTTGTGtctgcacctgcagctgcaggagttGGACCCCAGCCCAAAGTCACACCTGGAATATGTGATGCCACGTGGGCATCACGAGGCTCAAAGGCAAAACAATCCAAGTGGGACATCATTGTCCCATGGGATGCTCCTCTTCTCACACAAAGCCTAGAAGCCACCACAACCAGAGAAACAGACTGAtccagctccctcctggccacaagacagacagacagggttGATTTTAAGGGAATTGCTGCTTGGGTTGGTAGGTGCCTCCTGCTTGAACACCAAGACAGCATTGTGGCCTTTCTCCCTTCCAAGCACAGCAGTGGCTGAGAAATTCCCCTTCCTGGTTAAGATGTGATATGGATCATGGAAATGTTCTGCAGCACACCCACCTCACATCTTACAAGGATAATTCATGGCAGCCCAGGAAAAATATAATGACACACAGTGTGGTTTTGTTCATGATTTCCAATGTTCCAGAAGGGAAGAGGGACATTGCACACCTGAAATTCCCTGGCAGATCTGCATTCCATGTGTAGTCATCTGGGATGGCTTCAGGTCTGGCCAGACACTGCTCCACACAGAGAAATGgcatcagctgctgctctgacacgGGAGAGGCACATCCACACTGTGCTGTCACAAGGAGTTTTCATGGCCCTGTGCacagggaatcatggaatggtttgggttgcaaAGGACCTCAAAGCACATccagagccacccctgccatggcagggacaccttccactgtcccaggctgctccaagccctgtccagcctggccttgggcactgccagggatccaggggcaacaaccctgtgccagggcctgcccaccctgccagggaacatttcctgcccaaaatcccatccatccctgcccttcttcagcttaaagccattccctgtgtcccgGCACTCCAGACCC
The DNA window shown above is from Ammospiza caudacuta isolate bAmmCau1 chromosome 28, bAmmCau1.pri, whole genome shotgun sequence and carries:
- the LOC131568985 gene encoding ectoderm-neural cortex protein 1-like, which translates into the protein MSVSSHENRKSRSSSGSMNIHLFHKPGHADSLLTQLNLLRQQNLFTDVVLRAGNQSFPCHRAVLAACSRYFNAMFSGGLKESRDAEVNFHDSLHPEVLELLLDYAYSARVLINEENAESLLEAGDMLQFQDIRDASADFLEKNLYPGNCLNMLLLSDAHCCERLLELSWRMALANFTSLCKTEDFLRLPKDKLLELVKSEELEVEDETLVYEAVIGWIRYDLPRRHEVLPELLRSVRLALLPESYLRKQVACEKLVISHKLGEEIVADAVRCKMKILQNDGLVTGCCARPRKVSQALLLLGGQTFMCDKIYMLDHKSSEIIPRADIPSPRKECSACAIGCKVYVTGGKGSENGASKDVWVYDTLHDEWAKAAPMLVARFGHGSAELDHCLYVVGGHTAVNGAFPASPSVSLKQVEHYDPQLDKWSLVAPLREGVSNAAVVGAKMKLFVFGGTSANQNKLPKVQCFDPCQNRWTVPASCPQPWRYTAAAVVGSHVIVIGGDTEFSASSAYRFHSDTFQWSKFGDVTAKCISCRAVTSGNRLYVVGGYCGAQRCKTLDCYDPSSDTWSSVTTVPYSLIPTAFVSTWKYLSA